One genomic segment of Nonomuraea coxensis DSM 45129 includes these proteins:
- a CDS encoding enolase C-terminal domain-like protein produces the protein MKIVDVRATTVAVPLEAPLRHSNGAHWGRFVRTIVEVEADNGLVGLGEMGGGGESAESAFRALLPYLKGHDPFQLEALRFKIANPTASLYNNRTQLLAAVEFACLDLIGRQLGVAVCDLLGGRLREEVPFASYLFFRYAGDGHAEVRTPDQLVEHTRRLKEAHGFTVHKLKGGVFPPDHELECYRALAEAFPGDRLRYDPNAVLSVAEGLRFGKAIEGLNNDYLEDPVWGLEGLRAVRERVRVPLATNTVVVNFEQLASNVLRRAADVVLLDTTFWGGVRPCVKAAGVCETFQLGVAVHSSGELGIQLATMLHLGAVLPNLTYAADAHYHQLRDDVIAGGKLAYSGGAIAVPSGPGLGVDLDRERVERYAELYRELGGYPYDRDPGRPGWYATVPNERFADPDVATP, from the coding sequence GTGAAGATCGTCGACGTCCGGGCCACCACGGTGGCCGTGCCGCTGGAAGCGCCGCTGCGGCACAGCAACGGCGCGCACTGGGGGCGCTTCGTCCGTACGATCGTCGAGGTCGAGGCCGACAACGGGCTCGTCGGCCTGGGCGAGATGGGCGGCGGCGGGGAGAGCGCGGAGTCGGCCTTCCGCGCGCTGCTGCCGTACCTGAAGGGCCACGACCCCTTCCAGCTCGAAGCCCTCCGGTTCAAGATCGCCAATCCGACGGCCTCGCTCTACAACAACCGCACCCAGCTCCTCGCGGCGGTCGAGTTCGCCTGCCTCGACCTCATCGGGCGGCAGCTCGGGGTGGCGGTGTGCGACCTGCTCGGCGGGCGGCTGCGGGAGGAGGTGCCGTTCGCGTCGTACCTGTTCTTCCGCTACGCGGGCGACGGGCACGCCGAGGTCCGCACCCCCGACCAGCTCGTGGAGCACACCCGGCGGCTGAAGGAGGCGCACGGCTTCACCGTCCACAAGCTGAAGGGCGGCGTCTTCCCGCCGGACCACGAGCTGGAGTGCTACCGGGCGCTCGCCGAGGCGTTCCCCGGCGACCGGCTCAGGTACGACCCCAACGCCGTGCTGTCGGTCGCCGAGGGGCTGCGTTTCGGCAAGGCCATCGAGGGGCTGAACAACGACTACCTGGAGGACCCGGTCTGGGGTCTGGAGGGGCTGCGCGCGGTGCGCGAGCGGGTGCGGGTGCCGCTCGCGACCAACACCGTCGTCGTCAACTTCGAGCAGCTCGCCTCCAACGTGCTGCGCAGGGCCGCCGACGTCGTGCTGCTCGACACCACGTTCTGGGGCGGGGTGCGGCCGTGCGTGAAGGCGGCGGGGGTGTGCGAGACGTTCCAGCTCGGCGTGGCCGTGCACTCGTCGGGGGAGCTGGGCATTCAGCTCGCGACCATGCTGCACCTCGGCGCGGTGCTGCCCAACCTCACCTACGCCGCCGACGCCCACTACCACCAGCTCCGCGACGACGTCATCGCGGGCGGCAAGCTCGCCTACTCGGGCGGGGCCATCGCGGTGCCGTCCGGGCCGGGGCTCGGGGTGGACCTGGACCGCGAGCGGGTGGAGCGCTACGCGGAGCTGTACCGGGAGCTCGGCGGCTATCCGTACGACCGCGATCCCGGCCGGCCCGGCTGGTACGCCACTGTCCCGAACGAACGTTTCGCCGAC
- a CDS encoding glycoside hydrolase family 38 C-terminal domain-containing protein, with protein MTSRLLQRSLGSPDYDGIRRALRDDTSTPVISERGLEVRVAVVPLFTHDGRQAVRVSSTVPLTHVLVDVDSATGTDVTLLVPEVDAPRALTLECRDESGVVGTARVTVTPQRKWSVFVVHHSHLDIGYTDPQGTVLRHHLDYLDAAVRLAEETASWPDDAKFRWTVESSWPAQKWLAARPAEAVESFRRLAREGVIEVTALPFQLHTEACSTEELHRQLRFARESGLPVTSAMHTDVPGAVVGLVDALSAAGVRYLAAAHNWAGRSVPYLHGGDKLTRPFRWRAPSGNEILVWFTDTPHGMAYMEGNTVGLTDSYELADDLLPRYLAALATRGYPYGPGTFGWQGPDAPREPYELDVLHLRVQGAHADNAGPSIVPASIARRWNEQWAWPRLRSAVNSDFFAHVEERHLDRLAVHEGDWTDWWADGLGSGARPLGYVRRAQSALRVAETLHTLAGVDVTAQVDAAYDGVALFNEHTWGAANPWEDAEEAGDSGGLQWTRKSSGAYQAQDDAADLLHAAVRRFAAALAEGEGRPAFAVFNPATRARTDVVRAFLPRDVVPVDVPIALVDARTGETVPHHEEFVDPDDWPTRPIGRHVHAVVRDVPGFGHVRLDVVRAQAQPPEPVEPPGDAVIENEFYRVAYDVREGHISSVFDKRAGRELVNGEAAAGFGQYVYDQYATAPHFNHLSGHVGAHDRTLLGDRAIGRHATVTECRRTAVGERLVVELRGKGVDWIRTTIELYYGVPRLDLTYRLAKQGTPAKEAVFLAFPFAAGPPSAWELTGGVGGPDVPRVPGSAAYMLPIRHWLAFEDPELTVAWATLEAPLVQLGTIHMPYAPFPPTLDQEDGTVYSWALNNIWDTNFPAQQQGETTFRYAVASEAGAPARRLGAAAAAGLTEPFVGALVTDAAPAVTTYASVDHPDVLITSIGQNGVRLQSLAAEPVEATVVLGNETTTVRLPACGVAVAEGTRL; from the coding sequence ATGACCAGCCGGTTGCTCCAGCGGAGCCTCGGGAGCCCCGACTACGACGGGATCAGGCGGGCGCTGCGGGACGACACCTCGACGCCCGTGATCAGCGAGCGCGGGCTGGAGGTCCGGGTGGCGGTGGTGCCGCTGTTCACCCACGACGGGCGTCAGGCCGTCAGGGTGTCGAGCACCGTGCCGCTGACGCACGTGCTGGTGGACGTGGACAGCGCGACGGGCACGGACGTGACGCTGCTGGTGCCCGAGGTGGACGCGCCGCGCGCGCTGACGCTGGAGTGCCGCGACGAGAGCGGCGTGGTCGGCACGGCCCGGGTGACGGTGACGCCGCAGCGCAAGTGGAGCGTGTTCGTCGTGCACCACTCGCACCTCGACATCGGCTACACCGACCCGCAGGGCACGGTGCTCCGCCACCACCTCGACTACCTCGACGCGGCGGTGCGGCTGGCGGAGGAGACCGCGTCCTGGCCGGACGACGCGAAGTTCCGCTGGACGGTCGAGTCGTCGTGGCCGGCGCAGAAGTGGCTGGCGGCGCGCCCCGCCGAGGCGGTGGAGTCCTTCCGCCGCCTCGCGCGGGAGGGCGTGATCGAGGTGACGGCGCTGCCGTTCCAGCTCCACACCGAGGCGTGCTCGACGGAGGAACTGCACCGGCAGCTCCGCTTCGCCCGCGAGTCGGGGCTGCCGGTCACCTCCGCCATGCACACCGACGTGCCCGGCGCGGTCGTCGGGCTGGTGGACGCGCTCAGCGCGGCCGGGGTCCGCTACCTCGCGGCGGCGCACAACTGGGCCGGGCGGTCGGTGCCCTACCTGCACGGCGGCGACAAGCTCACCCGGCCGTTCCGGTGGCGGGCGCCCAGCGGGAACGAGATCCTCGTGTGGTTCACGGACACGCCGCACGGGATGGCGTACATGGAGGGCAACACGGTCGGGCTGACCGACTCGTACGAGCTGGCCGACGACCTGCTGCCGCGCTACCTGGCGGCGCTGGCCACGCGCGGTTACCCGTACGGGCCGGGGACGTTCGGCTGGCAGGGGCCGGACGCGCCTCGGGAGCCGTACGAGCTGGACGTGCTGCATCTGCGGGTGCAGGGCGCGCACGCCGACAACGCGGGCCCGTCGATCGTGCCCGCCTCGATCGCCCGCCGCTGGAACGAGCAGTGGGCCTGGCCGCGGCTGCGTTCGGCGGTCAACAGCGACTTCTTCGCGCACGTCGAGGAGCGCCACCTGGACCGGCTGGCGGTGCACGAGGGCGACTGGACCGACTGGTGGGCCGACGGGCTCGGCTCGGGCGCGCGCCCGCTCGGCTACGTCCGCCGGGCGCAGTCGGCGCTGCGGGTGGCCGAGACGCTGCACACGCTGGCCGGCGTGGACGTCACCGCGCAGGTGGACGCCGCCTACGACGGGGTCGCCCTGTTCAACGAGCACACGTGGGGCGCGGCCAACCCGTGGGAGGACGCCGAGGAGGCCGGCGACTCCGGCGGCCTGCAGTGGACGCGCAAGTCCTCCGGCGCCTACCAGGCCCAGGACGACGCGGCGGACCTGCTGCACGCGGCCGTGCGCCGCTTCGCCGCCGCGCTGGCCGAGGGGGAGGGGCGGCCCGCGTTCGCGGTGTTCAACCCGGCCACCCGCGCGCGGACCGACGTGGTGCGGGCGTTCCTGCCGCGTGACGTGGTGCCGGTGGACGTGCCGATCGCGCTGGTGGACGCGCGGACGGGGGAGACGGTGCCGCACCACGAGGAGTTCGTGGATCCCGACGACTGGCCGACCCGGCCGATCGGGCGGCACGTCCACGCGGTCGTGCGTGACGTGCCGGGCTTCGGGCACGTCCGGCTCGACGTGGTCCGCGCGCAGGCGCAGCCCCCCGAGCCGGTCGAGCCGCCCGGCGACGCGGTCATCGAGAACGAGTTCTACCGGGTGGCCTACGACGTGCGCGAGGGCCACATCAGCTCGGTCTTCGACAAGCGGGCCGGGCGGGAGCTGGTCAACGGCGAGGCCGCGGCCGGCTTCGGCCAGTACGTCTACGACCAGTACGCCACCGCCCCCCACTTCAACCACCTGTCCGGCCACGTCGGCGCGCACGACCGCACGCTGCTCGGCGACCGGGCGATCGGCCGGCACGCGACGGTCACCGAGTGCCGGCGCACGGCGGTCGGCGAGCGGCTGGTGGTCGAGCTGCGCGGCAAGGGCGTCGACTGGATCCGCACCACGATCGAGCTGTACTACGGCGTGCCCCGGCTGGACCTGACCTACCGGCTCGCCAAGCAGGGCACCCCGGCCAAGGAGGCGGTGTTCCTGGCCTTCCCGTTCGCGGCGGGGCCGCCCTCGGCGTGGGAGCTGACCGGCGGCGTCGGCGGGCCTGACGTGCCGCGGGTGCCGGGGTCGGCGGCGTACATGCTGCCGATCCGGCACTGGCTCGCCTTCGAGGACCCCGAGCTGACCGTCGCCTGGGCCACGCTGGAGGCGCCGCTGGTGCAGCTCGGCACCATCCACATGCCGTACGCGCCGTTCCCGCCGACGCTCGACCAGGAGGACGGCACGGTCTACTCCTGGGCGCTCAACAACATCTGGGACACCAATTTCCCGGCGCAGCAGCAGGGCGAGACCACGTTCAGGTACGCGGTCGCCTCCGAGGCGGGCGCCCCCGCCCGGCGGCTGGGCGCGGCGGCGGCGGCCGGGCTCACCGAGCCGTTCGTCGGCGCGCTGGTCACCGACGCCGCGCCGGCCGTCACGACGTACGCCTCGGTGGACCATCCCGACGTGCTCATCACCTCGATCGGGCAGAACGGGGTCAGGCTCCAGTCGCTGGCCGCCGAGCCGGTCGAGGCGACGGTCGTCCTGGGGAACGAGACCACAACGGTACGGCTGCCCGCCTGCGGGGTCGCCGTCGCGGAGGGAACGCGCCTGTGA
- a CDS encoding carbohydrate ABC transporter permease: protein MIRRAVLIVLGLVWLGPTYLLLVNAARPADSYDPSRAWAPSGDFALLDNVARAVEGADLGGSLASTALYAVVSPLLGVLIGALAGYTIVVLRLRHGFWWFLLIFGGTVFPSQMLLVPLFVSYSDAGLYDTRLGLVLVYTAINVPLGAFVLRNFYQGVAFSIFEAARMDGASTWRVFWRIYLPMSASALTAVFILEFTFIWNDLVFGLTLSQTADVRPVMTAIAGLMTDVYAGTPVPVGLAAGLVVSLPTVVLFLATQRLFARGLSLGSVQ, encoded by the coding sequence ATGATCCGCAGGGCCGTGCTCATCGTGCTCGGGCTGGTCTGGCTCGGGCCCACCTACCTGTTACTGGTCAACGCCGCGCGGCCGGCCGACTCGTACGACCCGTCGCGGGCGTGGGCGCCCTCCGGCGACTTCGCGCTGCTCGACAACGTGGCGCGGGCCGTCGAGGGCGCCGATCTCGGCGGCAGCCTGGCCAGCACCGCGCTCTACGCCGTGGTCTCGCCGCTGCTGGGCGTGCTGATCGGGGCGCTGGCCGGGTACACGATCGTGGTGCTGCGGCTGCGGCACGGCTTCTGGTGGTTCCTGCTGATCTTCGGTGGCACCGTGTTCCCGTCGCAGATGCTGCTGGTGCCGCTGTTCGTCAGCTACAGCGATGCCGGGCTCTACGACACCCGCCTCGGTCTCGTCCTCGTCTACACCGCGATCAACGTGCCGCTCGGCGCGTTCGTGCTGCGCAACTTCTACCAGGGCGTCGCCTTCTCCATCTTCGAGGCGGCCCGCATGGACGGCGCGTCCACGTGGCGCGTCTTCTGGCGGATCTACCTGCCGATGTCGGCCAGCGCGCTGACCGCCGTGTTCATCCTGGAGTTCACCTTCATCTGGAACGACCTCGTCTTCGGCCTGACCCTCAGCCAGACCGCGGACGTACGGCCGGTCATGACGGCCATCGCCGGGCTCATGACCGACGTCTACGCCGGCACCCCGGTGCCGGTCGGCCTCGCGGCGGGGCTCGTGGTCTCGCTGCCGACGGTCGTGCTGTTCCTCGCCACCCAGCGCCTCTTCGCCCGAGGCCTTTCCCTAGGGAGTGTGCAATGA
- a CDS encoding carbohydrate ABC transporter permease, whose translation MTRSPVLGRFRHGYVAPAAILVAVLLYAPFVWTAYLSLTRYDGLEPPAWVGLDNFVKLLGDPALLTSVRNTLIWVAGTMVLPVGLGLLVAVLSYDLRGGVWYRVPFMLPYALSGAGLAMVWSPVLSHDGIANLLLGVDTAFLQEAPQNTLAMLLVWTWQQLGVNTLLFVVGLQSIPKEPIEAARLDGASGWRLFRHVIWPLMRPLTAVVVGLALVASLKTFDIVWVLTQGGPGRNSETLAVTMYKETFVASEYGYGSAVAVLLTVVTGLASYLYLKRQVR comes from the coding sequence GTGACCCGTTCACCGGTGCTCGGCAGGTTCCGGCACGGGTACGTGGCGCCCGCGGCCATCCTGGTCGCGGTGCTGCTCTACGCGCCGTTCGTGTGGACCGCCTACCTGAGCCTCACCCGGTACGACGGGCTGGAGCCCCCCGCATGGGTCGGCCTGGACAACTTCGTCAAGCTGCTGGGCGACCCGGCCCTGCTCACCTCGGTCCGCAACACGCTGATCTGGGTGGCCGGCACGATGGTGCTGCCGGTCGGGCTCGGCCTGCTGGTCGCGGTCCTGTCGTACGACCTCAGGGGCGGCGTCTGGTACCGGGTGCCGTTCATGCTGCCGTACGCGCTGAGCGGCGCGGGCCTCGCCATGGTGTGGAGCCCGGTCCTGTCCCATGACGGGATCGCGAACCTGCTGCTCGGCGTGGACACCGCGTTCCTCCAGGAGGCGCCGCAGAACACCCTCGCCATGCTGCTGGTCTGGACCTGGCAGCAGCTCGGCGTGAACACGCTGCTGTTCGTCGTCGGCCTGCAGTCCATCCCGAAGGAGCCGATCGAGGCGGCCCGGCTGGACGGCGCGTCGGGGTGGCGGCTGTTCCGGCACGTGATCTGGCCGCTGATGCGCCCGCTCACGGCGGTCGTGGTGGGTCTCGCGCTGGTGGCGAGCCTGAAGACGTTCGACATCGTGTGGGTGTTGACGCAGGGCGGCCCTGGGCGCAACTCCGAGACGCTGGCGGTGACGATGTACAAGGAGACGTTCGTGGCCAGCGAGTACGGCTACGGCTCGGCCGTGGCGGTGCTGCTCACGGTGGTGACCGGCCTCGCGTCCTACCTCTACCTGAAGAGGCAGGTGCGATGA
- a CDS encoding ABC transporter substrate-binding protein, translating to MFRSRVATLGVAALVLAACGGNGTATQEKKTELTLYNDKGAWTKYFDEMGALSKQRIGLGMKPTGYTDSAQYQAFIKASFRTNVKPDLFTWQTGGMLEEIVKQKQVADTTAVWQEAIKAGDLSQDLAPYYTIGGKQYCVPMNVAYWGMFYNKKLFDQHDLTPPQTWDELIKVADTLKRNGVKAFYHTSVLFSFVWFEQLMAGTDPDLYDRLSTGKAKYTDPGVVQVMERWKSMIDAGYFINPGDKTDPGDVLKNGKAAMVSFGTWFNTSMTQRDMKAGTDYGFFVIPNVNAALPKTSMIFESGPLCSLTKAADPEASMKYLKWWTSAEAQEKWATSRGDVSANPKVAIQDEALGAVTKDAGSGTYRLVNRYFEATPPPVLTAALDGFGKFVTEPGSYKEVLETIQKAADEYWSTHQ from the coding sequence ATGTTCCGGTCACGTGTGGCCACGCTGGGCGTGGCGGCGCTCGTCCTCGCCGCGTGCGGCGGCAACGGCACCGCCACGCAGGAGAAGAAGACCGAGCTGACGCTCTACAACGACAAGGGCGCGTGGACGAAGTACTTCGACGAGATGGGCGCCCTGTCGAAGCAGCGGATCGGCCTGGGCATGAAGCCGACGGGATACACGGACTCGGCGCAGTACCAGGCGTTCATCAAGGCGTCGTTCCGCACGAACGTCAAGCCCGACCTGTTCACCTGGCAGACCGGGGGGATGCTGGAGGAGATCGTCAAGCAGAAGCAGGTGGCCGACACCACGGCCGTCTGGCAGGAGGCGATCAAGGCGGGCGACCTGTCGCAGGACCTCGCGCCCTACTACACGATCGGCGGCAAGCAGTACTGCGTGCCGATGAACGTCGCCTACTGGGGGATGTTCTACAACAAGAAGCTCTTCGACCAGCACGACCTGACCCCGCCGCAGACCTGGGACGAGCTGATCAAGGTCGCCGACACCCTCAAGCGGAACGGCGTCAAGGCGTTCTACCACACGAGCGTGCTGTTCTCGTTCGTCTGGTTCGAGCAGCTCATGGCCGGCACCGACCCCGACCTGTACGACCGCCTGTCCACCGGCAAGGCGAAGTACACCGACCCCGGCGTGGTCCAGGTGATGGAGCGCTGGAAGTCGATGATCGACGCCGGCTACTTCATCAACCCGGGCGACAAGACCGACCCCGGTGACGTGCTGAAGAACGGCAAGGCGGCGATGGTGTCGTTCGGCACCTGGTTCAACACGAGCATGACCCAGCGGGACATGAAGGCCGGCACCGACTACGGCTTCTTCGTCATCCCCAACGTCAACGCGGCACTCCCCAAGACGTCGATGATCTTCGAGAGCGGGCCGCTCTGCTCGCTGACCAAGGCCGCCGACCCCGAGGCGAGCATGAAGTACCTCAAGTGGTGGACCAGCGCCGAGGCGCAGGAGAAGTGGGCCACCAGCCGCGGCGACGTGAGCGCCAACCCCAAGGTCGCCATCCAGGACGAGGCGCTGGGCGCGGTCACCAAGGACGCGGGCAGCGGCACGTACCGCCTGGTCAACCGCTACTTCGAGGCGACGCCGCCGCCGGTGCTGACGGCCGCGCTCGACGGGTTCGGCAAGTTCGTCACCGAGCCCGGCAGCTACAAGGAGGTCCTGGAGACCATCCAGAAGGCCGCCGACGAGTACTGGAGCACGCATCAGTGA
- a CDS encoding FadR/GntR family transcriptional regulator has product MSEVTRPTLSDALTERMLELIRTGGHRPGDRLPSTRELSQRFAVTTPTLREALRRLEATGAIELRHGSGIYVGADIERLVLPNPNMREIRAARLLELLEARLVIEPPLAALAAERAGDEELAAFRQVLDEAGRHLRGEDAELHDANMAFHRATARTAGNGVLHEVVDSLLTVHGPEQREILQIFDDRRRDYDEHLAILAAIEARDAAAAEARMRSHLADVKAVVERRLQSPQGDASPR; this is encoded by the coding sequence ATGTCCGAGGTGACGCGGCCGACACTGTCCGACGCTCTGACCGAGCGCATGCTGGAGCTCATCCGCACGGGTGGGCACCGGCCGGGCGACCGGCTGCCGTCCACGAGGGAGCTGTCGCAGCGCTTCGCCGTCACCACGCCGACGCTGCGCGAGGCGCTCCGCAGGCTGGAGGCGACCGGCGCGATCGAGCTGCGCCACGGCTCCGGCATCTACGTCGGCGCCGACATCGAGCGCCTGGTCCTGCCCAACCCCAACATGCGCGAGATCCGCGCCGCCCGGCTGCTTGAGCTGCTGGAGGCCCGCCTCGTCATCGAGCCGCCGCTGGCAGCCCTGGCCGCCGAGCGGGCCGGCGACGAGGAACTGGCCGCGTTCCGGCAGGTGCTCGACGAGGCGGGGCGGCACCTGCGCGGCGAGGACGCCGAGCTGCACGACGCCAACATGGCCTTCCACCGGGCCACCGCCAGGACGGCGGGCAACGGCGTCCTGCACGAGGTGGTCGACTCGCTGCTCACCGTCCACGGCCCCGAGCAGCGCGAGATCCTGCAGATCTTCGACGACCGGCGGCGCGACTACGACGAGCACCTGGCGATCCTCGCGGCCATCGAAGCGCGTGACGCGGCGGCGGCCGAGGCCCGCATGCGGTCGCATCTGGCCGACGTGAAGGCGGTCGTCGAGCGTCGCCTCCAGTCTCCCCAGGGAGACGCATCCCCCCGATAG
- a CDS encoding DUF305 domain-containing protein, with protein sequence MRGVPVVVLGIVLALAGCGAPPPEPPLNAGDVMFVQMMVQHHRQGIEIARLGAERAGSPEVRTLTAAIEATQQDEVEMMLRWLHDWEQPLRAGEGAHDHHGGMPETDVRRIRALRKSKDFERDLLVLLIAHQGDAVRMAQAEVAGGVNPAARAWAGQVESSRRGQVELMTQLATKLVKG encoded by the coding sequence GTGCGCGGTGTTCCGGTCGTCGTCCTCGGGATCGTCCTGGCCCTCGCCGGCTGCGGAGCCCCGCCCCCCGAGCCGCCGCTGAACGCCGGCGACGTGATGTTCGTCCAGATGATGGTCCAGCATCACCGCCAGGGCATCGAGATCGCGCGGCTGGGCGCCGAGCGCGCCGGCTCGCCCGAGGTCAGGACGCTCACCGCCGCCATCGAGGCGACCCAGCAGGACGAGGTCGAGATGATGCTGCGCTGGCTGCACGACTGGGAGCAGCCGCTGCGGGCCGGCGAGGGGGCGCACGACCACCACGGCGGCATGCCGGAGACCGACGTGAGGCGGATCCGGGCGCTGAGGAAGTCGAAGGACTTCGAGCGGGACCTGCTCGTCCTGCTGATCGCGCACCAGGGCGACGCGGTCAGGATGGCGCAGGCGGAGGTCGCGGGCGGCGTCAACCCGGCGGCCAGGGCGTGGGCCGGGCAGGTGGAGAGCTCGCGGCGCGGCCAGGTGGAGCTGATGACCCAGCTGGCGACGAAGCTGGTCAAAGGTTGA
- a CDS encoding LLM class flavin-dependent oxidoreductase, producing MERFTIGVILPGIPVQRRDGLDLPAAARHAEHAGLDGVWHGDHLAVGAPTLDAPVALATAAAVTSRVTIGTSVLVPALRPLAWAAKQIATLQHVSGGRLVLGVGSGGGPAQWAAAGVPYAERGLRTDTALTLLPGLLSGERTPLPDGSAAELSLSVPMPPVWVGNASRAALRRAARLGDGWFPSLISPREVADGRALLNDLAGEHGRPAPVIAIGCSAALGPGAPSRAELAAGIASAYDRPVADVMDIPLTGSPEQAAERLAAYREAGASHAVVGVAGDDWRAQVDLLAEARALLLR from the coding sequence ATGGAACGTTTCACGATCGGCGTCATCCTGCCCGGCATCCCGGTGCAGCGCCGCGACGGCCTCGACCTCCCCGCCGCCGCCCGGCACGCCGAGCACGCCGGCCTCGACGGCGTCTGGCACGGCGACCACCTCGCCGTCGGCGCCCCCACCCTCGACGCGCCCGTCGCCCTCGCCACCGCCGCGGCCGTCACCAGCCGCGTCACCATCGGCACCAGCGTGCTCGTCCCCGCCCTCCGCCCCCTCGCCTGGGCCGCCAAGCAGATCGCGACCCTCCAGCACGTCTCCGGCGGCCGGCTCGTCCTCGGCGTAGGCTCCGGCGGCGGGCCGGCGCAGTGGGCCGCCGCCGGAGTCCCGTACGCCGAGCGCGGTCTGCGTACCGACACGGCCCTCACGCTGCTCCCGGGCCTCCTGTCCGGCGAGCGGACGCCGCTGCCCGACGGCTCGGCGGCCGAACTGTCCCTGTCCGTGCCGATGCCTCCGGTGTGGGTGGGGAACGCCTCCCGAGCCGCCCTGCGCCGGGCCGCCCGCCTCGGCGACGGCTGGTTCCCGTCCCTGATCTCCCCGCGCGAGGTGGCCGACGGGCGAGCGCTGCTGAACGACCTGGCCGGCGAACACGGCCGCCCCGCGCCCGTCATCGCCATCGGCTGCAGCGCGGCCCTCGGTCCCGGCGCGCCCTCCCGGGCCGAACTGGCCGCGGGCATCGCCTCCGCCTACGACCGGCCCGTGGCCGACGTCATGGACATCCCGCTCACCGGCAGCCCGGAGCAGGCGGCGGAGCGGCTGGCCGCGTACCGGGAGGCCGGGGCGAGCCACGCGGTCGTCGGCGTGGCGGGCGACGACTGGCGCGCCCAGGTGGACCTCCTGGCCGAGGCCCGCGCCCTGCTGCTCCGCTGA
- a CDS encoding VOC family protein translates to MALEVQITFDCADPAKLSAFWAEVLGYRRQDPPPGFASWEEALKALGVPPERHNDASALIDPEGAGPRLFFQRVPEGKQVKNRLHLDVRAAPGLEGEARMAALEAEAERLIGHGATRLERHEPAPPMAGGHIIMADPEGNEFCLD, encoded by the coding sequence ATGGCGCTTGAGGTACAGATCACGTTCGACTGCGCGGACCCGGCGAAGCTGTCGGCGTTCTGGGCCGAGGTTCTCGGCTACCGGCGGCAGGACCCGCCGCCCGGCTTCGCGTCCTGGGAGGAGGCGCTGAAGGCGCTGGGCGTGCCGCCGGAGCGGCACAACGACGCCTCCGCGCTCATCGATCCGGAGGGGGCGGGGCCGCGGCTGTTCTTCCAGCGGGTGCCGGAGGGCAAGCAGGTCAAGAACCGGCTGCACCTCGACGTACGGGCCGCGCCTGGCCTTGAGGGCGAGGCGCGCATGGCGGCGCTGGAGGCGGAGGCCGAGCGGCTGATCGGGCATGGCGCGACGCGGCTGGAGCGGCACGAGCCCGCCCCGCCGATGGCCGGCGGGCACATCATCATGGCCGACCCGGAGGGGAACGAGTTCTGCCTCGACTGA
- a CDS encoding DinB family protein: MTEEIIWNPLLRDQIAWHWTEQLRPRLDGLSDEEYFWEPAPGSWNVRPRGTGTAPIQGGAGAMTIDFAFPPPEPPPFTTIAWRLGHVIVGVLAVRNAAHFGRAATDYHSYEYAATAAEALAQLDEEYARWTAGVEALGEDGLARPCGEAEGEWAAHPMAELVLHINRELIHHLAEVCLLRDLYLHTTGQKETS; the protein is encoded by the coding sequence GTGACGGAAGAAATCATCTGGAACCCGCTGCTGCGGGATCAGATCGCGTGGCACTGGACCGAGCAGCTACGGCCGCGGCTCGACGGCCTCAGCGACGAGGAGTACTTCTGGGAGCCGGCTCCCGGGTCCTGGAACGTGCGGCCCCGGGGCACCGGGACCGCGCCGATCCAGGGCGGGGCGGGGGCGATGACGATCGACTTCGCGTTCCCGCCGCCCGAGCCGCCGCCGTTCACCACGATCGCCTGGCGGCTCGGGCACGTGATCGTCGGTGTGCTCGCGGTACGCAACGCCGCCCACTTCGGCCGCGCGGCCACCGACTACCACTCGTACGAGTACGCCGCCACCGCCGCCGAGGCGCTGGCGCAGCTCGACGAGGAGTACGCGCGGTGGACGGCCGGCGTCGAGGCGCTCGGCGAGGACGGCCTCGCCCGTCCCTGCGGTGAGGCGGAGGGCGAGTGGGCCGCCCACCCCATGGCGGAGCTGGTGCTGCACATCAACAGGGAGCTGATCCACCACCTCGCCGAGGTGTGCCTGCTCCGCGACCTCTACCTGCACACGACCGGACAGAAGGAAACGAGCTGA